The following proteins are encoded in a genomic region of Maniola jurtina chromosome 17, ilManJurt1.1, whole genome shotgun sequence:
- the LOC123873501 gene encoding facilitated trehalose transporter Tret1-like isoform X2: protein METTVKTDVCMQWSNIKHIYLWIIFWCPDSFYSANTETSKFNCSHQHGNNVLVVTTVTELLISGFLQGMFPAVQLTGAVMVLTEYTSPNYRGIFLTFKSATFFWGIWISNAIGTFYHWKNIGILIFICCIYNTSLLFWPESPVWLATKGRFEECAKCHRWLKGVDKDSEEELKQLIYSQKENLRQKQERQLNKQKHCVIKLYNSIADKKFYKPLLLCLLTSCLYHNSGKLACTVYAIDIIKAITVSESAAYEGMLVLDGVTVLGMYIGVFLIKFLKRRTLLLSTASIGVFFLFILSIYLYLVHFNVILESKYLTLFILTGFSVTISCGPMIMCVCLASEFTPIKHRSLFLAVYALLTNAVMGIVLKTFPYLFTYFNSHGSFLFCAIASSIIISIIYKVLPETKNKTILEIEKCFSDKKHVSKEEVELIDLKEESTKNIFPSVPTTC from the exons ATGGAAACCACTGTTAAGACAG ATGTTTGTATGCAGTGGAGTAACattaaacatatttatttatggaTTATTTTTTGGTGCCCCGACAGTTTTTATTCCGCAAATACGGAAACAAGCAAATTCAACTGCAGCCATCAGCACGGAAACAATGTCCTGGTTGT tacaaCTGTCACTGAACTTTTAATAAGTGGGTTTTTACAAGGCATGTTCCCCGCAGTACAATTGACGGGCGCTGTCATGGTACTCACTGAATACACATCTCCCAACTATAGAGGCAtttttcttacttttaaaagtgcAACATTTTTTTGGGGTATATGGATTTCAAACGCCATTGGAACATTTTACCATTGGAAAAATATCGGCAtattgatatttatttgctgCATCTACAATACGAGCTTATTATTTTGGCCCGAGTCACCTGTTTGGTTAGCCACTAAGGGACGTTTTGAAGAATGTGCCAAATGTCATCGTTGGTTGAAGGGAGTCGACAAAGATTCTGAGGAAGAACTCAAACAACTCATATATTCGCAAAAAGAGAATTTAAGACAAAAACAAGAACgtcaattaaataaacaaaagcaTTGTGTTATTAAACTTTATAACTCAATAGCggataaaaagttttataagcCGTTATTACTTTGTCTTCTTACATCATGCCTTTATCACAATTCAGGCAAACTGGCCTGTACAGTATATGCTATAGATATTATTAAAGCAATTACTGTAAGTGAATCAGCAGCATATGAAGGAATGCTGGTGTTAGATGGTGTTACAGTACTTGGAATGTATATCGGCGTTTTTCTGATTAAGTTTCTAAAACGGCGGACTTTGTTATTAAGCACAGCTTCTATaggagtattttttttgtttattctaTCGATCTATTTGTATTTAGTACATTTTAATGTTATATTAGAAAGCAAATACTTAACCTTATTCATTTTGACTGGCTTTTCAGTAACAATAAGTTGCGGTCCTATGATAATGTGCGTGTGTTTGGCTAGCGAGTTCACACCAATCAAACATAGAAGTTTGTTCTTAGCTGTTTACGCATTATTAACTAATGCTGTTATGGGTATTGTGTTAAAAACTTttccttatttatttacatacttcAACTCACACGGATCATTTTTATTCTGCGCTATCGCATCGTCAATAATTATCAGTATTATTTACAAGGTGTTGCCAGaaaccaaaaataaaacaatcctAGAAATAGAGAAATGTTTCTCAGATAAGAAACATGTTTCAAAAGAAGAAGTTGAATTGATAGACTTAAAAGAAGAGTCTACTAAAAACATATTTCCATCAGTACCTACCACATGTTGA
- the LOC123873501 gene encoding facilitated trehalose transporter Tret1-2 homolog isoform X1, protein MEKLYEKDKTVKSTTKTSWKPLLRQMFVCSGVTLNIFIYGLFFGAPTVFIPQIRKQANSTAAISTETMSWLSSSSAYGSLPLGVIVPIIAERYGRKVPYIILWINTFVCVLLFYFSTTVTELLISGFLQGMFPAVQLTGAVMVLTEYTSPNYRGIFLTFKSATFFWGIWISNAIGTFYHWKNIGILIFICCIYNTSLLFWPESPVWLATKGRFEECAKCHRWLKGVDKDSEEELKQLIYSQKENLRQKQERQLNKQKHCVIKLYNSIADKKFYKPLLLCLLTSCLYHNSGKLACTVYAIDIIKAITVSESAAYEGMLVLDGVTVLGMYIGVFLIKFLKRRTLLLSTASIGVFFLFILSIYLYLVHFNVILESKYLTLFILTGFSVTISCGPMIMCVCLASEFTPIKHRSLFLAVYALLTNAVMGIVLKTFPYLFTYFNSHGSFLFCAIASSIIISIIYKVLPETKNKTILEIEKCFSDKKHVSKEEVELIDLKEESTKNIFPSVPTTC, encoded by the exons ATGGaaaaattatatgaaaaggATAAAACCGTTAAAAGCACCACAAAGACTTCATGGAAACCACTGTTAAGACAG ATGTTTGTATGCAGTGGAGTAACattaaacatatttatttatggaTTATTTTTTGGTGCCCCGACAGTTTTTATTCCGCAAATACGGAAACAAGCAAATTCAACTGCAGCCATCAGCACGGAAACAATGTCCTGGTTGT ctTCAAGCTCAGCCTACGGATCTCTTCCATTGGGTGTAATTGTTCCCATAATTGCAGAGAGATATGGGAGAAAAGTACCATACATTATTTTATGGATTAATACATTTGTAtgtgttttattgttttattttagtacaaCTGTCACTGAACTTTTAATAAGTGGGTTTTTACAAGGCATGTTCCCCGCAGTACAATTGACGGGCGCTGTCATGGTACTCACTGAATACACATCTCCCAACTATAGAGGCAtttttcttacttttaaaagtgcAACATTTTTTTGGGGTATATGGATTTCAAACGCCATTGGAACATTTTACCATTGGAAAAATATCGGCAtattgatatttatttgctgCATCTACAATACGAGCTTATTATTTTGGCCCGAGTCACCTGTTTGGTTAGCCACTAAGGGACGTTTTGAAGAATGTGCCAAATGTCATCGTTGGTTGAAGGGAGTCGACAAAGATTCTGAGGAAGAACTCAAACAACTCATATATTCGCAAAAAGAGAATTTAAGACAAAAACAAGAACgtcaattaaataaacaaaagcaTTGTGTTATTAAACTTTATAACTCAATAGCggataaaaagttttataagcCGTTATTACTTTGTCTTCTTACATCATGCCTTTATCACAATTCAGGCAAACTGGCCTGTACAGTATATGCTATAGATATTATTAAAGCAATTACTGTAAGTGAATCAGCAGCATATGAAGGAATGCTGGTGTTAGATGGTGTTACAGTACTTGGAATGTATATCGGCGTTTTTCTGATTAAGTTTCTAAAACGGCGGACTTTGTTATTAAGCACAGCTTCTATaggagtattttttttgtttattctaTCGATCTATTTGTATTTAGTACATTTTAATGTTATATTAGAAAGCAAATACTTAACCTTATTCATTTTGACTGGCTTTTCAGTAACAATAAGTTGCGGTCCTATGATAATGTGCGTGTGTTTGGCTAGCGAGTTCACACCAATCAAACATAGAAGTTTGTTCTTAGCTGTTTACGCATTATTAACTAATGCTGTTATGGGTATTGTGTTAAAAACTTttccttatttatttacatacttcAACTCACACGGATCATTTTTATTCTGCGCTATCGCATCGTCAATAATTATCAGTATTATTTACAAGGTGTTGCCAGaaaccaaaaataaaacaatcctAGAAATAGAGAAATGTTTCTCAGATAAGAAACATGTTTCAAAAGAAGAAGTTGAATTGATAGACTTAAAAGAAGAGTCTACTAAAAACATATTTCCATCAGTACCTACCACATGTTGA